One region of Rhodophyticola sp. CCM32 genomic DNA includes:
- a CDS encoding cytochrome b yields the protein MSGIPHDHYDPKSGAEKWLHKRLPIVSLLYDTLMIPTPKNLNWMWIWGIVLVFFLVLQIVTGIVLVMHFTPHVDMAFASIEHIMRNVNGGWAIRYLHMNGASFFFIAVYMHIFRGLYYGSYKAPREITWIIGMLIYLMMMGTAFMGYVLPWGQMSFWGATVITGLFGAIPFIGDSIQTWLLGGPAVDNATLNRFLSLHYLLPFVILGLVIVHVWAFHTTGNNNPTGVEVRRTSRKEADADTLPFWPYFVIKDLFALMVILVAFFAIVGYLPNFMGHPDNYIEANPLATPAHIVPEWYFLPFYAILRAFDGDVWVVILSSFLTGGIVDAKFFGVIAMFGAIVVMALVPWLDTSSVRSGRYRPMFKWWFWLFIFNFFMLMWVGARPAEGIYPYIALIGSAYWFAYFLIILPILGVIEKPLPQPDTIEEDFNAHYGPEADGGASAPASNPAE from the coding sequence ATGTCCGGCATTCCCCACGACCATTACGACCCGAAATCAGGCGCCGAGAAATGGCTGCACAAACGGCTGCCCATCGTCTCGCTGCTGTATGACACGCTGATGATCCCCACGCCCAAGAACCTCAACTGGATGTGGATCTGGGGTATTGTTCTGGTGTTCTTCCTGGTTCTGCAAATCGTCACCGGCATCGTGCTGGTGATGCATTTCACCCCGCATGTGGATATGGCCTTTGCCTCGATAGAACATATCATGCGCAACGTGAATGGCGGCTGGGCAATCCGCTATCTGCATATGAACGGTGCCTCGTTCTTCTTCATCGCGGTCTATATGCATATTTTCCGGGGTCTCTATTACGGGTCCTACAAGGCCCCGCGAGAGATCACATGGATCATCGGCATGCTGATCTATCTGATGATGATGGGCACCGCCTTCATGGGCTATGTGCTGCCCTGGGGTCAGATGTCGTTCTGGGGTGCAACCGTGATCACCGGGTTGTTCGGGGCGATCCCGTTCATCGGTGACAGCATCCAGACCTGGCTGCTTGGCGGCCCGGCGGTGGATAATGCCACGCTGAACCGTTTCCTGTCGCTGCATTATCTGCTGCCCTTCGTGATCCTGGGTCTGGTGATCGTCCATGTCTGGGCGTTCCACACCACCGGCAACAACAACCCGACCGGTGTCGAAGTGCGCCGCACATCGCGCAAGGAGGCCGATGCGGACACCCTGCCCTTCTGGCCCTATTTCGTGATCAAGGACCTGTTTGCCCTGATGGTGATCCTGGTGGCCTTCTTTGCCATCGTCGGCTACCTGCCCAATTTCATGGGCCACCCCGACAATTATATCGAGGCCAACCCGCTGGCGACCCCGGCCCATATCGTGCCGGAATGGTATTTCCTGCCGTTCTACGCGATCCTGCGTGCCTTTGACGGAGATGTCTGGGTTGTGATCCTGTCCAGCTTCCTGACCGGTGGCATCGTTGACGCCAAGTTCTTCGGCGTGATTGCGATGTTCGGGGCGATTGTGGTCATGGCGCTTGTGCCCTGGCTTGACACTTCCTCGGTCCGGTCCGGCCGCTACCGCCCGATGTTCAAATGGTGGTTCTGGCTGTTCATCTTCAACTTCTTCATGCTGATGTGGGTCGGCGCCCGCCCTGCGGAAGGGATTTACCCCTATATCGCGCTGATCGGGTCAGCCTATTGGTTCGCATATTTCCTGATCATCCTGCCGATCCTCGGGGTGATCGAGAAACCGCTGCCCCAGCCCGACACCATCGAGGAAGATTTCAACGCCCATTACGGCCCCGAGGCAGATGGCGGCGCATCCGCCCCGGCTTCGAACCCGGCTGAGTGA
- a CDS encoding ComF family protein, which translates to MRLQTAIHAVFPPECLCCGARVQTDYAICAACWGDTPHIDGAACDKCGIPLPGIEEDNPIRCDTCLSLARPWDRGRAVFAYGGTARRLVLGLKHGDRAEIARAAGPWLTARAAPMLTPQTLAVPIPLHRWRLLKRRFNQSALLAHALGHAAGVKVAPQALIRPRATRSQDGLTRQARFENLHGAIAPHPRHGATLKGRDVLLIDDVMTSGATFAAATGACLKAGAKNVCVIALARVAKDD; encoded by the coding sequence ATGAGATTGCAAACCGCCATACATGCGGTGTTTCCGCCCGAATGCCTGTGCTGCGGGGCGCGGGTTCAGACCGATTATGCGATCTGCGCCGCATGCTGGGGCGACACCCCCCATATCGACGGCGCGGCCTGTGACAAATGCGGCATCCCCCTGCCCGGGATCGAGGAGGACAACCCGATCCGGTGTGACACCTGTCTCAGCCTTGCGCGACCCTGGGATCGCGGTCGCGCGGTCTTTGCCTATGGCGGTACGGCACGGCGGCTGGTGCTGGGCCTGAAACATGGCGACAGGGCCGAAATCGCCCGGGCGGCAGGCCCCTGGCTGACGGCGAGGGCGGCGCCCATGCTGACACCGCAGACGCTTGCGGTGCCGATCCCGCTGCATCGCTGGCGATTGCTCAAACGTCGCTTCAACCAATCCGCCTTGCTGGCCCATGCATTGGGTCATGCCGCAGGGGTCAAGGTTGCACCGCAAGCCCTGATCCGCCCCCGCGCCACCAGAAGCCAGGATGGTCTGACCCGTCAGGCCCGGTTTGAAAACCTGCATGGGGCCATCGCGCCCCATCCGCGCCACGGGGCCACGCTCAAGGGGCGGGATGTCTTGCTGATCGACGATGTGATGACCTCTGGCGCCACATTTGCCGCCGCAACCGGGGCCTGCCTGAAGGCCGGGGCAAAAAACGTCTGCGTGATCGCCCTAGCGCGCGTGGCCAAGGATGATTAG
- a CDS encoding MarR family winged helix-turn-helix transcriptional regulator, which translates to MNSTDDPLAIALFSEMFMADQLARNRLSRALPQGMELSHFSVLNQLARSGEEKTPAQLARIFHVTRGAMTNTLGKLEWAGHVHIRPDWDDARRKFVSISPAGRTARDAALDAIAPILTATMAEIGTDRVRAALPVIREMRLRLEEDG; encoded by the coding sequence ATGAATTCCACAGACGATCCTCTTGCCATCGCGCTGTTCAGCGAAATGTTCATGGCCGATCAACTGGCCCGCAACCGCCTGTCCAGGGCGTTGCCCCAGGGCATGGAGCTGAGCCATTTTTCGGTTCTGAACCAGTTGGCCCGCAGCGGTGAAGAAAAAACTCCGGCGCAACTGGCCCGGATATTCCACGTCACCCGTGGGGCGATGACCAATACATTGGGCAAGCTGGAATGGGCAGGCCATGTGCATATCCGGCCCGATTGGGATGATGCCCGGCGCAAATTCGTCTCGATCAGCCCGGCAGGCCGGACAGCACGCGATGCCGCGCTGGACGCAATCGCCCCGATCCTCACCGCCACAATGGCCGAAATCGGCACCGACCGCGTCCGCGCCGCCCTGCCCGTGATCCGAGAGATGCGGCTGCGGCTGGAGGAGGACGGGTAG
- a CDS encoding cytochrome c1 yields the protein MFRNLALGTLTALALASGGAMAAGTEPHVTNYSFSFEGPFGAFDQNQLQRGLQVYTEVCAACHGLRYVPIRTLSDEGGPALPEDQVRAYIEQNNIEVYDTDLQDWRAATPNDNFPMSALDTAPDLSLMTKARAGFFGPYGLALNPLVNGIGGPEYVASILTGYEDPPACAPDDFTGHYNRVFESGGYPDECLDHHGHRTVEGSWIAMAPPLWPEGEQMVYHDDAPTDMQSVALDVSAFLTWTAEPHMMARKKMGFTAVIVLSLLSVLLYLTNKRIWWPVKHREDADTPAE from the coding sequence ATGTTCAGGAACCTTGCCCTTGGCACGCTGACGGCGCTGGCCCTTGCCTCCGGGGGGGCCATGGCCGCCGGGACCGAGCCCCATGTGACCAATTACAGCTTTTCCTTCGAGGGGCCTTTCGGCGCGTTCGATCAGAACCAGCTGCAACGCGGCCTTCAGGTCTATACCGAGGTCTGCGCTGCCTGCCATGGTCTGCGCTATGTGCCGATCCGCACGCTGAGTGATGAGGGCGGCCCGGCGCTTCCCGAAGATCAGGTCAGGGCCTATATCGAACAGAACAATATCGAGGTCTATGATACTGACCTGCAGGATTGGCGCGCGGCCACGCCGAACGACAATTTTCCGATGTCAGCCCTGGATACCGCCCCCGATCTCAGCCTGATGACCAAGGCAAGGGCCGGGTTTTTCGGCCCCTATGGTCTGGCGCTGAACCCGCTGGTCAATGGTATCGGCGGGCCGGAATATGTGGCCTCGATCCTGACCGGTTATGAAGACCCGCCCGCCTGCGCCCCCGATGATTTTACCGGCCACTACAATCGCGTGTTTGAAAGCGGCGGCTACCCGGATGAGTGTCTGGATCATCACGGTCACCGCACTGTCGAAGGGTCGTGGATCGCCATGGCGCCGCCACTTTGGCCGGAAGGGGAGCAGATGGTCTATCATGATGATGCCCCCACCGATATGCAAAGCGTGGCCCTGGATGTATCGGCCTTTCTGACATGGACGGCTGAACCGCATATGATGGCCCGGAAGAAAATGGGCTTTACCGCTGTGATCGTCCTGAGCCTCCTGTCGGTCCTGCTCTATCTGACCAACAAACGCATCTGGTGGCCGGTCAAACACCGCGAAGACGCGGATACCCCGGCAGAATAA
- a CDS encoding glutathione S-transferase family protein, which yields MELIGSPASPFVRKCRAVLLETGQQDVPFTDVATTPLNTAPTAAAANPLGKIPALLRDDGPTLYDSRVITRFLDHRAQAGLYPEARVWDTLTLEATADGLMEAAVISVYEKRLRPEELWYQPWLDAQWEKVTRTLDAIETRWMSHLHGPLDMGQIAIACALGYLDFRHGDKDWRPGRDNLAAWYAGFAERPSMQGTMPPAM from the coding sequence ATGGAACTTATCGGCTCCCCCGCCTCGCCATTTGTCCGCAAATGCAGGGCTGTTTTATTGGAAACCGGGCAACAGGATGTGCCCTTCACGGATGTCGCCACCACACCGCTGAACACCGCACCCACAGCGGCGGCGGCCAACCCGCTTGGCAAAATCCCCGCCCTGCTCCGTGACGACGGGCCCACGCTTTATGACAGCCGGGTCATCACCCGGTTTCTTGATCATCGCGCGCAGGCCGGGCTGTACCCCGAGGCGCGGGTCTGGGACACCCTGACGCTGGAGGCGACCGCAGACGGGCTGATGGAGGCCGCCGTGATCTCGGTCTACGAAAAACGCCTGCGGCCCGAAGAGCTCTGGTATCAGCCCTGGCTGGATGCCCAGTGGGAAAAGGTCACGCGCACCCTGGATGCGATTGAGACCCGCTGGATGAGCCATCTGCACGGCCCGCTGGATATGGGCCAGATCGCCATCGCCTGCGCCCTTGGATATCTGGATTTCCGCCATGGCGACAAAGACTGGCGCCCGGGCCGGGACAATCTGGCCGCGTGGTATGCCGGTTTTGCCGAACGCCCGTCGATGCAGGGCACGATGCCCCCTGCAATGTGA
- a CDS encoding FMN-binding negative transcriptional regulator, producing the protein MHPNPAYRGEPQARNLSFARARGFGALSINAEPAPLISHIPFVLNADGTEAGLHLLRSNPIARAVTAPTPAVIAVTGPDGYISPDWYGDPAQVPTWNYVAVHLRGHLHPMDHGQLRAELDRLAARFEAELLPKPPWTTDKMPEDALNRMMRTILPFRFEITDIDGTWKLNQTKSATVREAAAAEVSTSPIGQETGLLSSLMLAVNDPE; encoded by the coding sequence ATGCACCCCAACCCGGCTTATCGCGGCGAACCCCAGGCCCGGAACCTGAGTTTTGCGCGTGCGCGGGGGTTTGGCGCGCTGTCGATCAATGCGGAGCCTGCGCCGCTGATCTCTCATATCCCGTTTGTGCTGAACGCAGACGGAACCGAGGCCGGGCTGCATCTTCTCCGCTCGAACCCTATTGCCCGCGCCGTGACCGCCCCGACCCCTGCGGTCATCGCGGTCACCGGACCTGATGGCTATATCTCCCCCGACTGGTATGGCGACCCGGCCCAGGTGCCGACATGGAACTATGTCGCTGTGCATTTGCGCGGGCATCTTCACCCGATGGACCACGGGCAGTTGCGCGCGGAACTGGACAGGCTGGCCGCGCGGTTTGAGGCAGAGCTGTTGCCAAAACCGCCCTGGACCACCGACAAGATGCCGGAGGATGCGCTGAACCGGATGATGCGCACGATTTTGCCCTTCCGGTTCGAGATCACCGATATCGACGGCACCTGGAAACTGAACCAGACCAAAAGCGCCACAGTGCGAGAGGCCGCCGCCGCTGAGGTAAGCACCTCCCCCATCGGGCAGGAGACCGGGCTTTTATCCAGCCTGATGCTGGCCGTGAACGACCCGGAATAG
- the petA gene encoding ubiquinol-cytochrome c reductase iron-sulfur subunit, producing the protein MSHAEDNPSSRRDFLFYATGGVGAVATGAAVWPLINQMNPSADVQAASTLRVDVSDVQVGTQLTVLFLGKPIFVRHRTEDEIETARAVDLSELVDPLSRNENIAGGSDATDENRSLPPFGDGENTGEWLVMWGVCTHLGCVPLGDGAGDFGGWFCPCHGSHYDTSGRIRKGPAPENLPVPTVSFVDETTILLG; encoded by the coding sequence GTGTCACACGCAGAAGACAATCCCAGTTCGCGCCGCGACTTTCTGTTCTATGCAACAGGTGGTGTCGGCGCTGTCGCAACCGGGGCCGCCGTCTGGCCGCTGATCAATCAGATGAACCCGTCTGCCGATGTGCAGGCAGCCTCGACGCTGCGCGTGGATGTCAGCGATGTCCAGGTTGGCACGCAACTGACGGTGCTGTTTCTGGGCAAGCCGATTTTCGTCCGCCACCGCACCGAGGATGAGATCGAGACCGCCCGCGCCGTCGATCTGTCCGAACTGGTCGATCCCCTGTCGCGGAATGAAAATATTGCCGGGGGCTCTGACGCCACCGACGAAAACCGTTCCCTGCCGCCCTTCGGTGATGGCGAGAATACCGGCGAATGGCTGGTGATGTGGGGCGTCTGCACCCATCTGGGCTGTGTCCCGCTTGGCGATGGCGCCGGTGATTTCGGGGGCTGGTTCTGCCCCTGCCATGGCTCTCACTATGATACGTCGGGGCGCATCCGCAAAGGCCCCGCACCGGAAAACCTTCCGGTCCCAACCGTGTCCTTCGTGGACGAAACCACCATTCTGTTGGGTTAA
- a CDS encoding methyltransferase domain-containing protein, with protein sequence MSDRQPATLVDRPALARHRARARLDRAGFLHDEAMAELQERLIDVNRSFTAPAIVTPFPEVWAGFLPGAVVVTDADTLTLPPGAHDLVIHAMGLHWANDPVGQMVQCRRALRPDGLFLAVCFAGDTLRELRAVLGQAEIETLGGLSPRVAPMGELRDLGGLLQRAGFALPVADSARRDVTYASLASLMQDLRAMGETNALLSRHRMPSPRRLFARAARIYADSFPAEDNRIRATFELAFLTGWTPHASQQKPMRPGSAKARLADALNTTEFDETASPALDRPPD encoded by the coding sequence ATGTCAGATCGTCAGCCTGCCACCCTTGTGGACCGCCCGGCCCTTGCCCGGCACCGTGCCCGCGCGCGGCTGGACCGGGCCGGGTTTCTCCATGACGAGGCCATGGCCGAGCTTCAGGAAAGACTCATCGACGTTAACAGATCGTTTACGGCACCCGCGATCGTGACGCCTTTCCCCGAGGTCTGGGCCGGGTTTCTGCCCGGTGCCGTGGTGGTGACAGATGCGGATACCCTGACGCTGCCGCCTGGCGCCCATGATCTGGTGATCCATGCGATGGGTCTGCACTGGGCCAATGACCCGGTGGGGCAGATGGTGCAGTGCCGCCGCGCCCTGCGGCCTGACGGCCTGTTTCTGGCGGTGTGTTTCGCGGGCGACACGTTGCGCGAACTGCGCGCCGTCCTGGGCCAGGCCGAGATCGAGACACTGGGCGGCCTGTCACCGCGTGTGGCCCCGATGGGCGAATTGCGGGATCTGGGCGGGCTGTTGCAGCGCGCGGGCTTTGCCCTGCCCGTGGCCGACAGTGCCCGGCGCGATGTCACCTATGCCTCGCTGGCCAGCCTGATGCAGGATCTGCGCGCCATGGGGGAGACAAATGCCCTGCTCAGCCGCCATCGCATGCCATCGCCGCGCCGGTTGTTTGCCCGCGCCGCCCGGATCTATGCAGACAGTTTTCCGGCAGAAGACAACCGTATTCGCGCGACGTTCGAGCTGGCCTTTCTGACCGGCTGGACACCCCATGCCAGCCAGCAAAAACCGATGCGTCCGGGCAGCGCCAAAGCGCGGCTGGCTGACGCATTGAACACAACCGAGTTTGACGAAACCGCCAGCCCCGCACTAGACCGGCCCCCAGATTAA
- the hemH gene encoding ferrochelatase encodes MLQPTPSAALRHTPADHPAVTFGKTGILLANLGTPDDYSYWAMRRYLGEFLSDKRVIDYSAWLWQPLLQLVILSKRPFSSGAAYKSIWNHEAGESPLMTITKDQTAKITSAMAERYGDIVVVDYCMRYGNPSTKSRVDDLIARGCTRILFFPLYPQYAGATSATACEAFFRVITGIKWQPVIRTVEPYYENPLYIEALAQSVERAYGALEERPDILVCSYHGLPKRYLMEGDPYHCQCQKTTRLLKERLGWSDTEIVTSFQSRFGPEEWLTPYTVEEVARLAESGKTKIAVCAPAFSADCIETLEEINEEIRDSFEEAGGSQFTYIPCLNDDEAHITALTAVIEDNLKGWVS; translated from the coding sequence ATGTTGCAGCCAACGCCCTCCGCCGCGTTACGCCATACGCCTGCCGACCACCCCGCTGTGACCTTCGGCAAGACCGGTATTCTTCTGGCCAATCTGGGCACGCCAGACGATTACAGCTATTGGGCCATGCGCCGCTATCTGGGCGAATTTCTGTCAGACAAGCGGGTGATCGACTATTCCGCCTGGCTCTGGCAGCCGCTGCTGCAACTGGTGATCCTGTCGAAACGGCCGTTTTCGTCAGGGGCGGCCTATAAATCCATCTGGAATCACGAGGCCGGTGAAAGCCCGCTGATGACGATCACCAAAGACCAGACCGCAAAGATAACCTCGGCAATGGCCGAGCGTTATGGCGACATAGTGGTGGTCGATTACTGCATGCGCTATGGCAATCCATCAACCAAATCCAGGGTGGATGATCTGATCGCCCGGGGCTGCACCCGGATCCTGTTCTTCCCGCTTTATCCGCAATATGCGGGCGCGACCTCGGCCACGGCCTGCGAGGCGTTTTTCCGCGTAATCACCGGCATCAAATGGCAACCTGTCATACGCACGGTGGAGCCTTATTATGAAAATCCGCTTTATATCGAGGCTCTGGCCCAATCGGTCGAACGGGCCTATGGCGCGCTGGAGGAACGCCCCGATATTCTGGTCTGTTCCTATCACGGGTTGCCGAAACGCTATCTGATGGAGGGGGATCCCTATCATTGCCAGTGCCAGAAAACGACGCGCCTGCTGAAGGAACGGTTGGGATGGAGCGACACAGAGATTGTCACCAGTTTCCAGTCCCGTTTCGGGCCCGAGGAATGGCTGACCCCCTATACGGTGGAAGAGGTCGCGCGTCTGGCCGAAAGCGGAAAGACCAAAATCGCGGTCTGCGCGCCGGCCTTTTCCGCCGATTGCATCGAAACGCTGGAAGAGATCAATGAAGAGATCAGGGACAGTTTCGAAGAGGCGGGCGGCAGCCAGTTTACCTATATCCCCTGCCTGAATGATGATGAGGCCCATATCACGGCACTGACCGCCGTGATCGAGGATAATCTGAAAGGCTGGGTCAGCTGA
- the grxC gene encoding glutaredoxin 3 gives MKTVEIYTSPLCGYCHAAKRLLTEKGISFAEFNVSRDPTKRQEMLTRANGRHTVPQIFIGEVHVGGYDEMASLERDGKLDPMLAA, from the coding sequence ATGAAAACCGTAGAGATTTATACCTCCCCGCTTTGCGGCTATTGCCATGCCGCCAAACGCTTATTGACCGAAAAAGGCATCAGCTTTGCCGAATTCAATGTATCCAGAGACCCGACGAAACGTCAGGAAATGCTGACCCGCGCCAATGGCCGCCACACGGTGCCGCAGATTTTCATCGGTGAGGTTCATGTGGGCGGGTATGATGAAATGGCCAGTCTGGAACGTGACGGAAAACTGGACCCGATGCTGGCCGCATAA